A stretch of the Limnothrix sp. FACHB-406 genome encodes the following:
- a CDS encoding iron ABC transporter permease, giving the protein MTVADRRWPPLNFNRFRLRPFSFTEGLWICATVLAAVAVGVPLLASIAAALSASGQTWNHLTRTVLGEYVSASVGLAVGTAGLAIGLGVATAWLVVATQFPGRRWFEWLLLLPLAFPAYLLAYVYTDLLDFYGPIQSWVRSLTGWKFGEYWFPPIRSLPGAILMMGLVLYPYVYMLARVAFLEGAASLLEAGRTLGLNPWQGFWRVALPMARPAIAGGAALVMMEALGDYGTVEFFSVNTFAVGIYRTWFAMGDRPAACQLSALLLGAVLLLVWVEQRSRGGAGYRSGGAYAVQAPYSLRGLRAIGAWVVCGLPLLLGFGLPALLLASMAIRNPNSLLDPSFLLYVRNTAVVASLAAVTAAIIAGAAVYGVRVVSGPLMRFLLKLMALGYAIPGSVAAVGVLISVGWVDQQLATQPLAIAPEAGAASSGLLLSGTIGALIFAYWVRFLALALNPIEASLDRIVPNLDGAARIAGLSPGAVLWRVHVPMLRGGLLTALLLVFVDTVKELPATLIVRPFNFDTLAVRAYQLASDERIVDAAGPALAIVAVGIVPVALLSWQISRSRPRRLPSEFR; this is encoded by the coding sequence ATGACCGTCGCCGATCGCCGCTGGCCGCCGCTGAACTTTAATCGCTTCCGTTTGCGCCCCTTCAGCTTCACGGAAGGGTTGTGGATCTGTGCAACGGTGTTGGCGGCGGTGGCGGTGGGCGTGCCGCTCCTGGCCTCAATTGCAGCCGCCCTGAGCGCCAGCGGCCAAACCTGGAACCACCTCACCCGCACTGTGTTGGGGGAATATGTGTCGGCTTCGGTGGGGCTGGCGGTGGGGACGGCGGGCCTGGCGATCGGTCTGGGGGTGGCGACGGCTTGGCTGGTGGTGGCCACTCAGTTTCCCGGGCGGCGATGGTTTGAATGGCTGTTGCTGTTGCCCTTGGCCTTCCCGGCCTATCTGTTGGCTTATGTCTACACGGATTTGCTGGACTTTTATGGGCCCATTCAGTCTTGGGTGCGATCGCTCACGGGCTGGAAATTCGGTGAATATTGGTTTCCCCCCATTCGATCGCTGCCCGGGGCCATTTTGATGATGGGCCTAGTGCTCTATCCCTACGTTTATATGCTGGCGCGGGTGGCCTTTCTGGAGGGAGCAGCCAGCCTGCTGGAGGCGGGCCGCACCTTGGGACTGAATCCCTGGCAGGGGTTTTGGCGGGTGGCTTTGCCCATGGCCCGGCCCGCGATCGCCGGAGGGGCTGCCTTGGTGATGATGGAAGCCCTGGGCGATTACGGCACAGTGGAATTTTTTAGCGTTAACACCTTTGCGGTGGGTATTTATCGAACCTGGTTTGCCATGGGCGATCGCCCGGCGGCCTGTCAACTGTCGGCCCTGCTGTTGGGGGCGGTGTTGTTGTTGGTGTGGGTGGAGCAACGATCGCGCGGTGGGGCTGGCTATCGATCGGGCGGGGCCTATGCGGTGCAAGCACCCTACTCCCTCCGTGGGTTGCGGGCGATCGGGGCCTGGGTGGTTTGTGGGTTGCCGCTGCTTTTGGGCTTTGGGTTGCCGGCCCTGCTGCTGGCCAGCATGGCAATTCGCAATCCCAATAGTCTTCTGGATCCCAGCTTCCTGCTCTACGTGCGCAACACCGCCGTAGTCGCTAGCTTGGCGGCGGTCACGGCGGCAATCATTGCCGGAGCTGCCGTGTATGGGGTGCGGGTAGTTTCGGGGCCCCTGATGCGGTTCCTGCTGAAACTCATGGCGCTGGGCTATGCGATTCCCGGATCCGTGGCCGCCGTGGGCGTTTTGATTTCGGTGGGTTGGGTTGATCAACAGTTGGCGACGCAACCTTTGGCGATCGCCCCGGAAGCGGGAGCCGCATCTTCGGGGTTGTTGCTGAGCGGCACGATCGGGGCCTTGATTTTTGCCTATTGGGTCAGGTTTTTAGCCCTGGCCCTGAACCCAATTGAAGCCAGCCTCGATCGGATTGTGCCCAACCTGGATGGGGCGGCCAGAATTGCCGGATTGTCGCCGGGGGCCGTGTTGTGGCGCGTCCATGTGCCCATGCTGCGCGGGGGGCTGTTGACGGCCTTGCTGTTGGTGTTTGTGGATACGGTGAAGGAGTTACCGGCCACGCTGATTGTGCGCCCGTTTAATTTCGACACCCTGGCCGTACGGGCCTATCAGTTGGCCTCCGATGAACGGATTGTGGATGCGGCGGGGCCCGCTTTGGCGATTGTGGCAGTGGGGATTGTGCCGGTGGCGCTGTTGAGTTGGCAAATTTCCCGATCGCGCCCCCGTCGCCTACCCAGCGAGTTTAGGTAG
- a CDS encoding PAS domain S-box protein: MKLRLKTLVIVGLALLCLNLVMFTTSSNLLLDGYSQLERREVERDVQRAISVVMDNATDLDATARDYSEWDTTYSFVETHDPAYERSNFVDRTFDYLRLNALILLDRSGKPLLQQGYNLESRQRVPIPRSLWEHLQPGSPLLTHSSTTSAVHGLLQLPEGPMMVAARPIVTSEAEGPIRGTLLLGRFLAGPEIERVSRLTQLNLSLQSLHGIVQPSSAWAKLPASSGRRSLLPSALAKLPLVARSAPDITPAPQQSTAQQSTPQQSAPKPATSIPSIPERSKPERSEPERSKSSALAQPTEQTQPQSTRLSATPSESIQPESTQPQSPQSPKVARISAATMPPAVDDSRSNSRAEGPEVLRHRAVKALLLGTETVAIETLSDNRLASYALLDDLYGQPAWLVRVELDRAIYNRGLISLRYTLVLLVLGGLIFGAITLLLLERLVLARLMRLSEQVSAIGTSGNPTQRVEVMPGTDELSELAAILNATLDRLQVSQSAVCAAEAQYRSIFENAIEGIFQTTPDGRYLSANPALARIYGYSGPDVLLLALNATQNLYVNPNRRKEFVEQIRQKGSLANFESEVYRADGRRIWISESARAVYDEDGELLYYEGTVEDITERRRSEASLRTLKDRLEAILAAVPGTVSRVGRDLRYLEVNHHLAESFGRAPEEFIGQDIGFLGYGQEFREFVAEFFASPIQEATREVSRPVGDRIESYLVVAQKYNNDQAAFVLGIDITERKEAERAVREAEERFRSIFENAIEGIYQALPDGRYLSANPAMARLYGYESPTALIEAFDRMGGPPYVQIDRARELLNMLEASGSVSGFESEVYRADGQHIWISENASALLDDAGRLVCYEGTVEDITDRKRAQETLMERSRLSILEAEVGVALCQRGELSEILQTCAEMMAGQLDCNLARVWTVDLDPTYLTLQAQVNRNTNNALHLDIPLLDDALRDKISLSTPELSTVAAVARSRNPLFRSECALIPHQGRSRTEVHFAGFPLVVEDRLVGALALYRVEPFAEAVQDALGWLASAIAVGIDRAQARQELTTRREALLFQLAAQIRNSLDLDTVLESAVQGIRNLLDTDRCLFAWYITDAGGGIPAWDVVNESRTPAVPSALGPYHHIHASYFLQQLMWSKCVRADDVSRLDNPTLRQMMEDRGYRSLLALPVQTRSGAIGVIECGQSAQVRTWSEREVELLRAVTDQLSTAIDQAELYAKAQVTAVQAQDQAKRLSTALQELKTAQTQLIQNEKMSSLGQMVAGIAHEINNPTTFIHGNLTYARRYTQELLSLIQHYRDSYPVPTEAVANFSRDIDVDFLCDDLPKTLQSMQLGAERIRQIVASLRNFSRLDQAEMKPVNIHEGIENTLLILQHRFKANSNFPGIEVEKHYGDLPLVVCYAGQLNQVFMNVISNAIDALEDRYGRSRNLRAQALRSAQVEEASLVAGSGNNSKVWITDNLEDRPIATSIVMPRLTITTELMSGEWVRILIADNGNGMSDEVRSKLFDPFFTTKPVGQGTGLGLSISYQIVVEKHRGTLDCRPAEGGGTEFLIEIPIEQPEWNEST; the protein is encoded by the coding sequence TTGAAATTACGGCTCAAAACGCTGGTCATTGTTGGACTAGCGCTGCTCTGCTTAAACTTGGTGATGTTCACAACATCCTCCAATCTCCTGCTGGATGGCTATAGCCAGCTTGAGCGGCGTGAGGTGGAGCGCGATGTGCAGCGGGCCATCAGCGTCGTGATGGACAACGCCACGGATCTGGATGCGACGGCGCGGGACTATTCCGAATGGGACACCACCTACAGTTTTGTGGAAACCCATGATCCTGCCTATGAGCGATCGAACTTTGTCGATCGCACCTTCGACTACTTGCGGCTGAATGCTCTGATTTTGCTGGATCGATCGGGGAAGCCCCTCCTGCAACAGGGCTACAACCTGGAAAGTCGGCAGCGCGTGCCGATTCCCCGCAGCCTTTGGGAACACTTGCAACCGGGCAGCCCACTGCTCACCCACTCATCAACCACCAGCGCCGTTCATGGCCTGCTGCAATTGCCCGAGGGGCCGATGATGGTGGCGGCTCGCCCGATCGTCACCAGCGAGGCAGAGGGGCCGATTCGCGGAACCTTGTTGCTGGGGCGGTTTCTGGCTGGGCCGGAAATTGAACGGGTCAGCCGCTTAACACAACTCAACCTGAGCCTGCAAAGTTTGCATGGGATTGTGCAACCATCGAGTGCTTGGGCCAAGCTCCCGGCCAGTTCTGGCCGCCGGTCTTTGCTACCTTCAGCCCTTGCCAAGTTGCCCCTCGTTGCGCGATCGGCTCCTGACATCACGCCAGCACCGCAACAGTCCACAGCACAACAATCAACACCGCAGCAATCCGCACCAAAACCAGCTACGTCAATACCGTCAATACCTGAGCGATCGAAACCTGAACGATCAGAGCCTGAGCGATCGAAATCATCAGCGCTGGCTCAGCCCACTGAACAAACTCAACCGCAATCAACCCGGCTGAGTGCTACGCCCTCAGAATCCATTCAACCCGAATCTACCCAACCCCAATCGCCTCAGTCGCCCAAAGTTGCCAGAATTTCCGCCGCGACAATGCCCCCTGCCGTCGACGATTCCCGATCGAACTCGAGAGCTGAGGGGCCGGAGGTTTTGCGCCACCGAGCGGTGAAGGCCCTGCTGTTGGGTACGGAAACGGTGGCGATCGAAACCCTTTCCGATAATCGCCTGGCCAGCTATGCCCTGTTGGACGATTTGTATGGGCAACCGGCTTGGTTAGTACGGGTTGAACTCGATCGCGCCATCTATAACCGAGGGCTAATTAGCCTTCGCTACACGCTGGTGCTGTTGGTGTTGGGGGGCTTAATTTTTGGGGCCATTACCCTGCTGCTGCTGGAGCGCTTGGTGTTGGCGCGGTTGATGCGGCTGAGTGAACAGGTCAGCGCGATCGGCACCAGCGGCAACCCGACTCAGCGGGTGGAGGTGATGCCCGGAACCGATGAGTTGTCGGAGTTGGCGGCTATTTTGAACGCCACGCTCGATCGCCTACAAGTGTCCCAGTCGGCCGTTTGCGCCGCCGAAGCCCAATACCGAAGCATCTTTGAAAACGCGATCGAGGGCATTTTCCAAACCACCCCCGATGGTCGCTACCTGAGCGCAAACCCGGCCTTGGCCCGCATCTATGGCTACAGCGGGCCCGATGTGCTGCTGCTGGCCCTGAATGCCACCCAAAATCTCTACGTCAACCCCAATCGCCGCAAGGAATTTGTTGAACAAATTCGCCAAAAGGGATCCCTTGCCAATTTTGAGTCGGAAGTTTACCGGGCCGATGGCCGCCGAATTTGGATTTCCGAATCGGCCCGGGCGGTTTACGACGAAGACGGTGAATTGCTCTATTACGAAGGCACAGTTGAAGACATCACGGAGCGCCGCCGATCGGAAGCCAGCCTGCGCACCCTGAAGGATCGACTGGAAGCGATTTTGGCCGCTGTGCCCGGCACGGTGTCGCGGGTGGGCCGCGACTTGCGTTACCTGGAAGTGAACCACCACTTGGCCGAAAGCTTTGGCCGCGCCCCGGAAGAATTTATTGGCCAAGACATCGGCTTTTTGGGCTATGGCCAAGAATTTCGGGAATTTGTGGCGGAATTTTTTGCTTCTCCGATCCAAGAGGCCACGCGCGAAGTGTCGCGACCGGTGGGCGATCGCATCGAAAGCTATTTGGTGGTGGCCCAAAAATACAACAATGACCAAGCGGCCTTTGTGCTGGGGATCGACATCACCGAACGCAAGGAAGCAGAACGGGCCGTGCGCGAAGCCGAAGAACGGTTCCGCAGCATTTTTGAAAACGCGATCGAGGGCATTTACCAAGCCCTGCCCGATGGTCGCTACTTGAGCGCAAACCCGGCCATGGCTCGCCTCTATGGCTATGAGTCACCAACCGCGCTGATCGAAGCGTTCGATCGCATGGGTGGGCCGCCCTACGTCCAGATCGATCGGGCACGGGAACTGCTGAACATGCTGGAGGCCAGCGGCAGCGTTTCCGGGTTTGAATCGGAAGTGTACCGAGCGGATGGGCAACATATTTGGATTTCGGAAAATGCTTCCGCCCTGCTCGATGATGCCGGGCGGCTGGTTTGTTATGAAGGGACGGTTGAGGACATCACCGATCGCAAACGGGCCCAGGAAACCCTGATGGAGCGATCGCGCCTTTCGATTTTGGAAGCGGAAGTGGGCGTGGCCCTTTGTCAACGGGGCGAACTCTCGGAAATTTTGCAAACCTGCGCCGAAATGATGGCCGGGCAACTGGATTGCAACCTGGCCCGCGTTTGGACGGTGGACTTAGATCCCACCTACTTGACCCTGCAAGCCCAGGTCAACCGCAACACCAACAATGCGCTGCACCTGGATATCCCCCTGCTCGATGATGCCCTGCGAGACAAAATCAGCCTGAGTACTCCGGAGCTGTCCACGGTGGCGGCCGTGGCTCGATCGCGCAATCCCCTATTCCGCAGTGAATGCGCCCTGATTCCCCATCAAGGCAGATCCCGCACAGAAGTACATTTTGCGGGCTTCCCGCTGGTGGTGGAGGATCGGCTGGTGGGTGCGTTGGCGCTCTATCGTGTGGAACCCTTCGCGGAAGCGGTGCAGGATGCCCTAGGTTGGTTGGCCAGCGCGATCGCCGTGGGGATTGACCGCGCCCAAGCCCGCCAGGAACTGACCACCCGCCGCGAGGCCCTGTTGTTTCAGTTGGCGGCCCAAATTCGCAACTCCCTGGATTTGGATACGGTGCTGGAATCGGCCGTCCAAGGCATCCGTAACCTGTTGGATACCGATCGCTGTCTTTTCGCTTGGTATATCACCGATGCAGGCGGCGGCATTCCGGCTTGGGATGTGGTGAACGAGTCCCGCACCCCAGCCGTGCCCAGCGCCCTCGGCCCCTATCACCATATCCACGCCAGCTACTTCCTTCAGCAGTTGATGTGGAGCAAATGTGTGCGGGCCGATGACGTGTCGCGTTTAGATAATCCCACCCTGCGGCAAATGATGGAGGATCGGGGCTATCGTTCCCTGCTGGCCTTACCGGTGCAGACCCGTTCCGGGGCGATCGGGGTGATTGAATGTGGCCAAAGTGCCCAGGTGCGCACTTGGAGTGAGCGGGAAGTGGAGCTGTTGCGGGCTGTGACCGACCAGCTATCCACCGCGATCGACCAAGCGGAACTCTATGCCAAGGCCCAGGTCACCGCTGTGCAGGCCCAAGATCAAGCCAAACGCCTCAGCACTGCCCTCCAAGAGCTGAAAACCGCCCAAACTCAGCTCATTCAGAACGAAAAAATGTCCAGCCTGGGGCAAATGGTGGCTGGGATTGCCCATGAAATCAATAACCCCACCACCTTCATCCATGGCAACCTGACCTATGCCCGCCGTTACACGCAAGAGTTGCTCTCGCTCATTCAGCACTACCGGGATAGCTATCCTGTGCCGACGGAAGCGGTGGCCAATTTCTCGCGGGACATTGACGTGGATTTCCTCTGTGATGATTTGCCCAAAACCCTGCAATCAATGCAGTTGGGAGCGGAACGAATTCGGCAAATTGTCGCTTCCTTGCGGAATTTCTCGCGATTGGATCAGGCGGAAATGAAGCCGGTGAACATCCACGAGGGCATCGAAAATACGCTGCTGATTTTGCAACATCGCTTCAAAGCCAATAGCAATTTCCCTGGCATTGAAGTGGAAAAACACTATGGTGATTTGCCGCTGGTGGTTTGCTACGCGGGGCAATTGAACCAGGTGTTCATGAATGTGATTAGCAATGCGATCGATGCCTTGGAAGACCGTTACGGGCGATCGCGTAATTTGCGAGCCCAAGCCTTGCGATCGGCCCAGGTGGAAGAAGCCTCTCTCGTGGCCGGCAGCGGCAACAACAGCAAGGTTTGGATCACTGACAACCTTGAGGATCGCCCCATTGCAACCTCGATCGTGATGCCCAGGCTGACGATCACCACGGAATTGATGTCCGGAGAGTGGGTGCGGATTCTGATTGCCGACAATGGCAACGGCATGAGCGATGAAGTGCGCTCTAAGCTATTCGATCCGTTCTTCACCACCAAGCCCGTGGGCCAAGGCACGGGGCTGGGCCTGTCCATTTCCTATCAAATTGTGGTGGAAAAACATCGCGGAACTCTTGATTGTCGGCCCGCAGAGGGGGGCGGCACGGAGTTCTTGATCGAAATCCCGATCGAACAGCCCGAGTGGAATGAGTCTACCTAA